From Helicobacter sp. MIT 05-5293, one genomic window encodes:
- a CDS encoding YggT family protein, whose translation MILGTFLGAFATILGMIINLYIWVVIIAALISWVRPDPYNPIVQILNRLTQPVYAKLRSIIPTTIAGLDLSPLIVVIVLKFIDLSLIQLLMRYAARL comes from the coding sequence ATGATATTAGGCACTTTTTTAGGCGCATTTGCCACTATTCTTGGTATGATTATTAATCTCTATATTTGGGTCGTCATCATTGCTGCACTTATTAGCTGGGTGCGTCCCGACCCTTACAACCCCATTGTGCAGATTCTCAATCGCTTAACGCAACCTGTCTATGCAAAACTTCGCTCTATTATACCCACCACAATTGCAGGGCTTGATTTATCACCTCTCATTGTGGTCATCGTCCTTAAGTTTATTGATTTATCACTCATTCAACTTTTAATGCGATACGCAGCAAGGCTATAA
- the gltX gene encoding glutamate--tRNA ligase, whose amino-acid sequence MLRFAPSPTGDMHIGNLRAAIFNYIIAKQTKQPFLIRIEDTDTARNIEGKDKEILSILNLFGLLWDRLVYQSDQFEHHRQLAQYLISKDLAFYCYCTKDFLEEKRAEYQAQKKPFRYDPAWAEIHKNTNPKPVIRLRGAQNNISFYDSIKGELTFNAQEIDSFVIIKEDGIPTYNFACALDDMLYDISFIVRGEDHVSNTPKQILIHQSLGYTKSLGYAHLPIILGENGSKMSKRDNASSVAWLLEQGYLPQAIINYLVSMGNKTPQEVFRLDDAIAWFDIKNIAKSPVKFDIKRLRFLNREHLKMLNEQEFALLLESKDPSVGALGKLHLQEASTLNEIREKLDRIFGIKLIAQTYEGEIYTQECEILYNILIKLIDSNAPSLQDYESLKLVLMEESKLKGKKFFKPLRILLTGNSHGLELNELYPYLRFFLKDILRVQG is encoded by the coding sequence ATGCTAAGATTTGCACCTTCTCCTACTGGTGATATGCACATTGGGAATCTACGCGCTGCGATTTTTAATTACATCATCGCCAAACAAACCAAACAACCCTTTCTTATCCGTATTGAAGATACAGACACGGCACGCAATATCGAAGGAAAAGACAAAGAGATTCTTAGTATTTTAAACCTCTTTGGGCTTTTATGGGACCGCCTTGTGTATCAAAGTGATCAATTTGAACATCACCGCCAACTTGCACAATACCTCATCAGTAAAGATTTAGCCTTTTATTGCTACTGCACCAAAGATTTTTTAGAGGAAAAAAGAGCAGAATACCAAGCTCAAAAAAAACCTTTTCGTTATGACCCTGCATGGGCAGAAATACATAAAAATACCAATCCAAAGCCTGTGATTCGCCTAAGAGGAGCGCAAAATAACATTTCTTTTTATGATTCTATCAAAGGCGAACTGACATTTAACGCACAAGAAATTGATAGCTTTGTGATTATTAAAGAAGATGGGATTCCCACTTATAATTTTGCTTGCGCTCTTGATGATATGCTTTATGATATTAGTTTTATTGTGCGTGGTGAAGATCATGTGAGTAACACCCCTAAACAGATTCTCATTCATCAAAGTCTTGGCTATACCAAATCTTTAGGCTATGCCCATTTACCTATCATATTAGGAGAAAATGGCAGCAAAATGAGCAAACGCGACAATGCCTCATCAGTCGCTTGGCTTCTTGAGCAAGGTTATCTCCCACAAGCTATTATTAATTATTTGGTTTCTATGGGTAATAAAACACCTCAAGAAGTTTTCAGGCTTGATGATGCGATTGCATGGTTTGATATTAAAAATATCGCTAAATCGCCCGTGAAATTTGACATCAAGCGTTTGCGTTTTCTTAATCGTGAGCATCTCAAAATGCTTAACGAACAAGAATTTGCTCTCTTGCTTGAAAGTAAAGATCCCTCTGTTGGGGCATTGGGAAAATTACACCTGCAAGAAGCCAGCACATTAAATGAAATCAGAGAGAAACTTGATAGAATCTTTGGTATCAAATTGATTGCACAAACCTATGAAGGAGAAATTTATACGCAAGAGTGCGAGATTCTCTATAATATCCTTATAAAACTTATTGATTCAAATGCTCCGAGTTTGCAAGATTACGAAAGTCTCAAACTCGTTTTAATGGAAGAGAGCAAACTCAAGGGTAAAAAATTTTTCAAACCATTACGAATCCTTCTCACTGGGAATTCTCATGGGTTAGAGTTAAATGAGCTTTATCCGTATTTGCGTTTTTTCCTTAAAGATATACTAAGAGTGCAAGGATAA
- a CDS encoding flagellar FLiS export co-chaperone, translating to MYKNNILSTFQKHIGVVEGMPDLVDAQTPRQTTPLSTLHIHRFTEDMKGANEFIGTLQSATSALKKILKLAQSVDSEYAQPIEISQTKGEIKEITQSSCFMGVPLFDTEFSTKLNGESFHLIIDNPMPLADKDLSSLVGYTEEKINEITQTLLQISDALTQPTFSPRNPTMPEYNFDECDKQNFTQLFKGK from the coding sequence ATGTATAAAAACAATATTCTATCTACTTTTCAAAAACACATTGGCGTGGTTGAGGGTATGCCGGATTTGGTCGATGCACAGACACCAAGACAAACGACGCCCTTAAGCACCTTACATATTCACAGATTCACAGAAGATATGAAAGGTGCAAATGAATTTATCGGCACGCTCCAAAGTGCGACATCGGCACTGAAGAAGATTCTCAAACTTGCACAGAGTGTTGATTCAGAATACGCTCAACCCATAGAAATTTCTCAAACCAAAGGTGAGATTAAAGAAATTACACAATCTTCTTGTTTTATGGGCGTGCCACTTTTTGATACAGAATTTAGCACTAAACTCAATGGGGAATCTTTTCACCTTATTATTGACAATCCTATGCCACTAGCAGACAAAGATTTATCATCACTGGTTGGCTATACAGAAGAAAAAATCAATGAAATCACACAGACGCTTCTTCAAATTAGTGATGCACTCACACAGCCGACTTTTTCACCGCGTAATCCCACAATGCCTGAATACAACTTTGATGAATGTGATAAACAAAATTTCACCCAATTATTTAAAGGAAAATAA
- a CDS encoding winged helix DNA-binding protein, with amino-acid sequence MAYQVGRTAQTFKMFFISKLKEHDLNFEQGIILFMVSEESNVSISRITKKLGKDKTTISREVGHLCRKDFLIKKPDINDKRVICLKITDKGKSKIRLIEKSMKIVETIIQSCNPQGELDICLDMLYKIRVALEKASEEDIHPLLVDHSCIL; translated from the coding sequence TTGGCATATCAAGTTGGCAGAACGGCACAAACATTCAAAATGTTTTTCATATCAAAGCTCAAGGAACATGATCTTAATTTTGAGCAAGGTATCATTTTGTTTATGGTTTCTGAAGAGTCGAATGTTTCAATTAGTAGAATAACCAAAAAGCTTGGCAAGGACAAAACAACCATTTCACGAGAAGTGGGGCATTTGTGTCGGAAGGATTTTTTAATCAAAAAACCAGATATTAATGATAAAAGAGTGATATGCCTAAAAATCACGGATAAAGGCAAAAGTAAAATAAGGCTTATTGAAAAAAGTATGAAAATTGTCGAAACAATTATTCAGAGTTGTAACCCGCAAGGAGAATTGGATATTTGTCTTGACATGCTTTATAAGATTCGTGTAGCACTCGAAAAAGCGTCAGAAGAAGACATTCACCCTCTCCTCGTAGATCATTCTTGTATCCTTTAA
- a CDS encoding iron-sulfur cluster assembly scaffold protein NifU, with product MAKNDLIGGALWDAYSKKVQDRMDNPTHLGVLTQADADSKGGKLIVADYGAEACGDAVRLYWIVDNEDRIIEAKFKSFGCGTAIASSDMMVELCLGKKVQEAVKITNLDVENALRDDPNTPAVPGQKMHCSVMAYDVIKKAAGMYLGKDAEDFEDEIIVCECARVSLSTIKEVIRLNDLKTVEDITNYTKAGAFCKSCVKPGGHEEKEYYLVDILRDVRQEMEKESLQNIANKSSSGTLSFKEMTMVQKVKAIDKVIDEYIRPMLMMDGGNLEILDVKDTDDGHIDVYIRYLGACSGCASGVTGTLFAIESTLQEKLDQHIRVLPI from the coding sequence ATGGCAAAAAATGATTTAATCGGAGGAGCCTTATGGGACGCTTACTCCAAAAAAGTCCAAGACAGAATGGATAATCCCACTCACTTAGGAGTGCTTACACAAGCTGATGCAGATTCTAAAGGAGGCAAACTAATCGTTGCTGATTACGGAGCAGAGGCTTGTGGTGATGCTGTCAGATTGTATTGGATAGTAGATAACGAAGACAGAATTATCGAAGCAAAGTTTAAAAGTTTTGGCTGTGGGACAGCAATCGCAAGCTCTGATATGATGGTAGAGCTTTGTTTGGGCAAAAAGGTGCAAGAAGCCGTAAAAATCACTAATCTTGATGTAGAGAATGCGTTGCGAGATGATCCAAATACACCTGCTGTGCCCGGACAAAAGATGCACTGCTCTGTTATGGCTTATGATGTGATTAAAAAAGCAGCTGGTATGTATTTAGGTAAAGATGCCGAAGACTTTGAAGATGAAATTATTGTGTGTGAATGTGCTCGTGTCAGCTTATCGACAATCAAAGAGGTCATTCGTTTGAACGATTTAAAAACGGTCGAAGACATCACAAATTACACAAAAGCCGGAGCGTTTTGTAAAAGCTGTGTCAAACCCGGAGGACACGAAGAGAAAGAATATTATTTGGTAGATATTTTGCGTGATGTGCGTCAAGAAATGGAAAAAGAATCGCTACAAAACATTGCTAACAAATCAAGTAGCGGCACACTAAGTTTTAAAGAGATGACAATGGTGCAAAAAGTCAAAGCCATTGATAAAGTTATTGATGAATATATACGACCAATGCTGATGATGGATGGAGGTAATTTAGAGATTCTTGATGTCAAAGATACAGATGATGGGCATATTGATGTCTATATCCGCTATCTTGGTGCTTGTAGCGGTTGTGCAAGTGGCGTAACAGGAACACTATTTGCGATTGAATCAACCTTACAAGAAAAACTTGATCAGCATATTCGCGTTTTACCTATATGA
- a CDS encoding NifS family cysteine desulfurase, translating into MMEQIYLDNNATTMVDPRVKAMMDPYFCEKFGNPNSLHKYGTITHEPITQAIDKLYQGINANDEDDVIITSCATESNNWAIKGVYFSHIFRGDKNHIITTEVEHPAVRATCAFLESLGVEVTYIPINSKGTIDASQIQEAIRENTALVSIMWANNETGMIFPIESIGEICKKHQILFHTDAVQAIGKIPVDVQKANVDLLSFSAHKFHGPKGVGALYIRKGVNLTPLFHGGEHMRGRRSGTLNVPYIVGMGEAMKLAVDALDFENKEVKRLRDKLEDALLKFPDVLVVGSRENRVPNTTLISIRGIEGEAMLWDLNKAGIAASTGSACASEDLEANPVMVAIGADKELAHTAIRLSLSRFTTEKEIDYTISVFEKAIKRLRSISSTYGA; encoded by the coding sequence ATGATGGAGCAGATTTACTTAGACAATAACGCTACGACAATGGTTGATCCACGCGTTAAGGCAATGATGGACCCTTACTTTTGTGAGAAATTTGGTAACCCCAATTCACTTCATAAATACGGGACAATCACTCATGAACCCATTACTCAAGCCATTGATAAATTATATCAAGGTATCAATGCAAATGATGAAGATGATGTGATTATTACTTCTTGCGCGACAGAATCTAACAATTGGGCGATTAAAGGCGTATATTTTAGCCATATTTTTAGAGGTGATAAAAACCATATCATCACGACAGAAGTTGAACACCCTGCAGTGCGTGCAACTTGTGCATTTTTGGAAAGTTTGGGTGTAGAAGTAACCTATATTCCAATCAATTCAAAAGGCACGATTGATGCCTCACAGATTCAAGAAGCTATACGCGAAAATACTGCTCTTGTTAGCATAATGTGGGCAAACAATGAGACAGGTATGATTTTCCCTATTGAATCAATCGGTGAGATTTGCAAAAAACATCAGATACTTTTTCACACTGATGCTGTGCAAGCAATTGGCAAGATTCCCGTTGATGTGCAAAAAGCAAATGTGGATCTACTTTCGTTTTCTGCTCATAAGTTTCACGGACCCAAAGGTGTTGGAGCATTATATATCAGAAAAGGTGTGAATCTCACACCTTTATTTCATGGTGGGGAACATATGCGTGGCAGACGCAGCGGGACGCTCAATGTCCCTTATATTGTCGGTATGGGAGAAGCGATGAAACTTGCTGTCGATGCTTTAGATTTTGAAAATAAAGAAGTGAAACGATTAAGAGACAAACTTGAAGATGCTCTTCTCAAATTTCCCGATGTGCTTGTTGTGGGTAGTCGTGAAAATCGTGTGCCCAACACGACACTTATCAGTATTCGTGGAATCGAAGGAGAAGCTATGCTATGGGATCTCAACAAAGCAGGGATCGCTGCCTCAACAGGAAGCGCGTGTGCGAGTGAGGATTTAGAAGCAAATCCTGTAATGGTAGCTATTGGCGCAGATAAAGAATTGGCTCATACAGCGATTCGTCTGTCTCTCTCACGATTCACGACAGAAAAAGAGATTGATTATACCATTAGCGTATTTGAAAAAGCTATCAAACGTTTGCGCTCTATTTCAAGCACTTATGGCGCATAA
- the fliI gene encoding flagellar protein export ATPase FliI has translation MALSQIKQKLQNNINLSPSYGLLIKVMQNMMVASGIKPSVGDIVKIFSYEHSVRSLGMVTAIEGEKFFISPFSFIEGHKCGDRVRIINHGLQIPVGNEILGRVINPLGEPIDQLGAINATSFTPLIRSPISALKRGLINEIFEVGVKSIDGILTCGKGQKMGIFAGSGVGKSTLMGMIVRGSNATIKVIALIGERGREVPEFIHKNLNDDLTNTILVVATSDDSPLMRKYGAFSAMAIAEYFKSLGNDVLFIMDSVTRFAMAQREIGLALGEPPTSKGYPPSVLTLLPQLMERAGKEDGVGSITAFFTVLVEGDDLSDPIADQSRSILDGHIVLNRDMSDMGIYPPINILNSASRIINDIITPDHLKAIRKFRRLYSLMKENEVLIRIGAYQRGSDAQLDEAIQKYPMMETFLKQEMDDKWSFDQSREELLSIMGENL, from the coding sequence ATGGCATTATCTCAAATCAAACAAAAACTCCAAAATAATATCAATCTTTCACCAAGTTATGGGCTTCTGATTAAAGTAATGCAAAATATGATGGTCGCTAGTGGGATTAAACCATCTGTGGGAGATATTGTGAAAATTTTTTCTTACGAACATTCTGTGCGAAGTTTGGGTATGGTAACTGCCATTGAAGGTGAAAAATTTTTTATCAGCCCTTTTTCATTTATCGAAGGACACAAATGCGGGGATAGAGTGCGTATTATCAATCACGGCTTACAGATTCCCGTAGGAAATGAAATACTTGGCAGAGTGATTAATCCTTTGGGTGAACCTATTGATCAGCTTGGGGCAATCAATGCGACATCATTCACGCCTTTGATACGCTCACCCATTAGCGCATTAAAACGCGGGCTTATCAATGAAATCTTTGAAGTTGGCGTCAAATCAATTGATGGCATACTGACCTGTGGAAAAGGGCAAAAAATGGGAATCTTTGCAGGTTCGGGTGTAGGAAAATCAACACTTATGGGTATGATTGTAAGAGGGTCGAATGCTACAATCAAAGTAATTGCCTTGATTGGTGAGAGAGGGAGAGAAGTCCCCGAATTTATCCATAAAAATCTCAATGATGATTTGACAAATACAATTCTTGTCGTTGCGACAAGCGATGATTCACCACTTATGCGCAAATACGGCGCATTTTCTGCTATGGCAATTGCTGAATATTTCAAGTCTTTAGGCAATGATGTGCTATTTATTATGGATTCTGTAACGCGTTTTGCTATGGCTCAAAGAGAAATTGGCTTGGCGTTAGGAGAACCGCCCACAAGCAAAGGTTATCCACCATCTGTGCTCACATTGCTACCACAACTAATGGAAAGAGCAGGCAAAGAAGATGGTGTAGGCTCAATTACTGCATTCTTCACGGTGCTTGTTGAGGGCGATGATCTTAGTGATCCAATCGCTGACCAAAGTCGGAGTATTCTTGATGGGCATATTGTCTTAAATCGCGATATGTCGGATATGGGAATCTATCCACCGATTAATATTCTTAATTCTGCCTCGCGTATTATTAATGACATTATTACACCCGACCATCTTAAAGCAATTAGAAAATTTCGCAGGCTTTATTCACTCATGAAAGAAAACGAAGTGCTTATTCGCATCGGTGCTTATCAGAGAGGTTCTGATGCGCAACTTGATGAGGCAATTCAAAAATATCCAATGATGGAAACATTTCTTAAGCAAGAAATGGACGACAAATGGAGTTTTGATCAAAGTCGCGAAGAACTCTTATCAATTATGGGCGAGAATTTATAA
- the tig gene encoding trigger factor — MTFKTTRTNNANATIEGNITFSTLEAKFDKIIKDIAKRVKIDGFRRGKVPAQVIKSRYKEQIEQDAQQEAIQDMLDRALKELNVAPNALVGNPIISKFDKSNDKIDLEIKISIAPEIKLDNVEKYVPDVNLKTISEFQINERLEEIAQNRAPLSEVSEDRALQKGDTAQIDFQGFVDGEKFEGGKGENFNLTIGSNQFIPGFEDALIGMKKGEERSIQVPFPKDYQAVHLAGKDATFEVKLHKILQKDKVKIDDAFAQSIAGAESNLENLKEMIKGQLEEEQKMELYNKELKEKLVDALLKNIAFDLPDIIVEQEMDILFRNALSRLEPQALEDIKNDQDKAKQERESHREEASKSVQITFIMDALAKKYNIVIQDNEVLQTIYYEAMMMGQDPKATLEYYQKNNLVPAIKMTMIEDRVLNFLLNQKNDEQNKKSSSQTSQDSKDS, encoded by the coding sequence ATGACTTTTAAGACTACGCGCACAAACAATGCTAATGCCACAATTGAGGGCAATATTACATTTTCTACGCTTGAAGCAAAGTTTGATAAGATTATCAAAGACATTGCTAAACGCGTTAAAATTGACGGATTCAGAAGAGGCAAAGTCCCTGCACAAGTAATCAAGTCTCGTTACAAAGAGCAAATTGAGCAAGATGCACAACAAGAAGCGATTCAAGATATGCTTGATAGGGCGCTTAAGGAGTTAAATGTCGCTCCTAACGCACTTGTAGGAAATCCCATTATTTCAAAGTTTGATAAAAGCAATGATAAGATTGATTTAGAAATTAAAATCAGCATTGCTCCAGAGATCAAACTTGATAATGTAGAAAAATATGTCCCTGATGTGAATCTCAAGACTATCAGTGAATTTCAAATCAATGAGCGTTTAGAAGAGATAGCTCAAAATCGCGCACCTTTAAGTGAGGTGAGCGAAGATCGCGCATTACAAAAGGGCGATACTGCACAGATTGATTTTCAAGGATTTGTCGATGGGGAAAAGTTTGAGGGAGGAAAAGGAGAAAACTTCAATCTCACAATCGGGTCTAATCAATTTATTCCGGGTTTTGAAGATGCACTTATTGGTATGAAAAAAGGCGAAGAGCGTAGTATCCAAGTGCCTTTCCCTAAAGATTATCAAGCGGTACATTTAGCAGGTAAAGATGCGACTTTTGAGGTAAAATTACATAAGATTCTGCAAAAAGACAAAGTAAAAATTGATGATGCGTTTGCTCAAAGCATTGCCGGAGCAGAATCTAATCTTGAGAATCTGAAAGAAATGATTAAAGGACAGCTCGAAGAAGAGCAAAAAATGGAGCTTTATAATAAAGAATTAAAGGAAAAGTTGGTTGATGCGTTGCTAAAAAATATTGCTTTTGATTTGCCAGACATTATTGTTGAGCAAGAAATGGACATTTTATTCCGCAATGCGCTTTCTCGACTTGAACCTCAAGCATTAGAGGATATTAAAAACGATCAAGATAAAGCCAAACAAGAAAGAGAATCTCATCGAGAAGAAGCTTCTAAAAGTGTGCAAATTACTTTTATTATGGACGCTTTGGCTAAGAAATACAATATCGTCATTCAAGATAATGAAGTATTGCAAACGATTTATTATGAAGCGATGATGATGGGACAAGACCCAAAAGCGACACTCGAGTATTACCAAAAAAATAATCTTGTGCCTGCAATCAAAATGACGATGATTGAGGATAGGGTGTTGAATTTTTTATTAAATCAAAAAAATGATGAGCAAAATAAAAAATCTTCATCTCAAACCAGTCAAGATTCAAAGGATTCGTAA
- the clpP gene encoding ATP-dependent Clp endopeptidase proteolytic subunit ClpP, translating into MSSYIPYVIERTGRGERSYDIYSRLLKDRIILLSGEINDHVASSIVAQLLFLEAEDPEKDISFYINSPGGVITSAFSIYDTMNYIRCDISTICIGQAASAGAFLLSSGTKGKRYSLPNSRIMIHQPLGGAQGQATDIEIQAKEILRLKKILNEIMAQNTGQNVEKVAQDTERDFFMSGIEAKEYGLVDEILTRSLK; encoded by the coding sequence ATGAGTAGTTATATTCCCTATGTGATTGAGCGCACTGGGCGTGGAGAACGAAGCTATGATATTTATTCTCGACTTTTAAAAGATAGAATCATTCTCTTAAGTGGTGAGATTAACGATCATGTCGCTTCGTCTATCGTTGCTCAATTATTGTTTTTAGAAGCAGAAGATCCTGAAAAAGACATTAGTTTTTATATCAATTCTCCCGGTGGTGTTATCACGAGTGCCTTTAGTATTTACGATACGATGAATTACATTCGTTGTGATATTAGCACGATATGTATTGGACAAGCAGCTTCTGCAGGAGCGTTCTTGTTGAGTTCGGGCACAAAGGGTAAGCGATATTCATTGCCTAATTCTCGCATTATGATTCATCAGCCTTTGGGCGGAGCACAAGGACAAGCTACTGATATTGAGATTCAGGCTAAAGAAATCTTGAGACTAAAAAAGATTCTCAATGAAATAATGGCACAAAATACTGGGCAAAATGTAGAAAAAGTCGCGCAAGATACTGAAAGAGACTTTTTTATGAGTGGTATTGAGGCGAAGGAGTATGGGTTAGTTGATGAGATTCTCACTAGGAGTTTAAAATAA
- a CDS encoding diguanylate cyclase — translation MDLNELDLDLGNNDFFGNLEEVGLEGERKKASKKQETAAPAPKTDTTEKLNSISKQVMQDLEKDAILPLPENFEAYFEKTLSQEQDENVKEKIRAIVESTNHDDRIFELEKIFNDNFVLLKQVLEHLLTLCKTMSAMETNINKRLSDIAKINNPLGAQNAIKVLLNEVRGFHKQFVSQADVISRSYRDMYAKSSSTKQDAIYDTTLGIYNQTFFFQGLESECENGKDFPRHCAVVVFTPSKELGAALTDKAKLVTVFKNISKIVSKNVGKKDLVSYLGAGKFGILLKNVQKDAAVELCENVIKKCKATTIYIGDLELSLSIVMGGIVFDVNKTPETMLQEAKTMLESALQENKSLKFADKEDSNLAAQEEDNLDSMLSGDGFGDLDNFEIS, via the coding sequence ATGGACTTAAATGAATTAGACTTAGACCTTGGGAATAACGATTTTTTTGGTAATCTTGAAGAAGTTGGATTAGAAGGAGAAAGAAAAAAAGCTTCTAAGAAACAAGAAACAGCTGCACCTGCCCCCAAAACAGATACGACTGAAAAGCTTAATTCAATTTCGAAACAAGTGATGCAGGATTTGGAAAAAGACGCTATTTTGCCTTTACCTGAAAATTTTGAAGCATATTTTGAAAAAACTCTTTCTCAAGAACAAGATGAAAATGTGAAAGAAAAAATCAGAGCAATCGTGGAAAGCACAAATCATGATGATAGGATTTTTGAATTAGAGAAAATATTTAACGATAATTTTGTCTTGCTTAAGCAGGTTTTGGAGCATTTATTGACACTTTGCAAGACAATGTCTGCAATGGAAACAAATATTAACAAACGACTTAGTGATATTGCTAAAATCAATAATCCTCTAGGTGCGCAAAATGCTATTAAGGTTTTATTAAATGAAGTCAGAGGATTTCATAAGCAGTTTGTTTCACAAGCAGATGTGATTTCTCGTTCTTATCGTGATATGTATGCAAAATCTTCGAGCACTAAACAAGATGCGATATATGATACGACTTTGGGCATCTACAATCAAACTTTCTTTTTTCAAGGTTTAGAATCAGAATGTGAGAATGGCAAAGATTTTCCTCGACATTGTGCAGTGGTAGTTTTTACACCTTCTAAAGAACTAGGTGCAGCTCTTACTGATAAGGCAAAATTGGTTACGGTTTTTAAAAATATCTCTAAAATTGTGTCTAAAAATGTAGGAAAAAAAGATTTAGTATCTTATTTGGGGGCTGGAAAATTTGGAATATTGCTCAAAAATGTTCAAAAAGACGCTGCTGTGGAGCTTTGTGAAAATGTGATTAAAAAATGCAAGGCGACAACTATTTATATAGGTGATTTAGAATTGTCCTTAAGCATTGTTATGGGAGGGATTGTTTTTGATGTGAATAAGACGCCTGAAACAATGCTACAAGAGGCAAAAACAATGCTAGAATCTGCTTTACAAGAAAACAAGAGTCTGAAATTTGCAGACAAAGAAGATTCAAATCTTGCAGCGCAAGAAGAAGATAATCTTGATAGTATGTTGTCTGGAGATGGTTTTGGCGACCTTGACAATTTTGAAATATCCTGA
- the def gene encoding peptide deformylase, giving the protein MATLTILKYPDARLRQKSKPVEVFDETLHTFLDDMYETMMDSNGVGLAAIQVGNPLQVLVINIPREDNEQYKEDMLEIINPVFLKQEGEIEWDEGCLSVPNFYESIKRFDEVTIAYNDRYGNEKVLQAQGFLAVAIQHEIDHLNGILFVDKLPILRRKKFEKELKRIQKEQSQ; this is encoded by the coding sequence TTGGCGACCTTGACAATTTTGAAATATCCTGATGCAAGATTGCGTCAAAAATCAAAGCCCGTAGAGGTTTTTGATGAGACACTTCATACTTTTCTTGATGATATGTATGAAACAATGATGGATTCTAATGGTGTAGGATTGGCAGCGATTCAAGTAGGAAACCCCTTGCAAGTTTTAGTCATCAATATTCCTCGTGAAGATAATGAGCAATACAAAGAGGATATGTTAGAAATCATCAATCCTGTCTTTTTGAAGCAAGAGGGCGAAATTGAATGGGACGAGGGTTGTCTGTCTGTCCCTAATTTTTATGAGAGTATCAAACGTTTTGATGAAGTAACGATTGCTTACAATGATCGTTATGGGAATGAGAAAGTTCTGCAGGCACAAGGATTCTTAGCTGTTGCTATTCAACACGAAATTGATCATCTTAATGGTATACTTTTTGTGGATAAGCTCCCCATTTTGAGACGTAAAAAGTTTGAAAAAGAACTTAAGAGAATCCAAAAAGAACAATCTCAATAA